Proteins encoded by one window of Nyctibius grandis isolate bNycGra1 chromosome 15, bNycGra1.pri, whole genome shotgun sequence:
- the PECAM1 gene encoding platelet endothelial cell adhesion molecule isoform X6 yields the protein MYLALLVIFLQCSELYTQERVFTFNTVEIKVQPSVKVKNGAPLSIVCHADISKSTDFQLKHNFTIFKDGKFVFMTVSDKGDAQYEIPMARSSDTGEYECTVEAGGKTKSSSSLHVWVTGMTKPILTAEKKEVLEGELVKLRCELPEEVPPLYFFFRKIKMNSTPKEKHVFEPYRNFSVVEFSVEEGDNILQFDCFGRRNVKLEFESSEHSNKTLVTVREPFIKPTLHAKPSSNITEGDRIQFECSTVVARMRDIEIILQRNKTILKSVRDEKLLKYSAVATLEDSGEYLCKVEQGRASKTTKMNVVVSELFPKPILSASVRELDENKELTLSCSISGFRKANFSILRKNSNGDISLKNSRNLTMRANVNDTGSYICKAEVKGIVKESKPVRINVYAPVSKPTLSVVSGLPEVVLGKPLRLICRSVMGTPPVTFTFYKGNEVKKIVINDTYATFLDENIRQNDKIGYRCDARNNHSSGVKTSNILNITVIVPIKDVSLGSIPHGEVEDGSETAFLCSVKEGSWPIHFRIFRKTDHDVLLFEKSENADRVMWHKEKMNRQDTGTYYCLASNRANVNVKSHPITISVILAAWQKGVIAAFVIIIAGAVILTLWCFLCKKKKAKGPSMEMSSSALATKLTSEKLTRPHNDGDYYSGSGYIEDSENHMKSTDESKAPVQKGTETVYSEIRKANNENTRAS from the exons ATGTATCTTGCTCTTCTGGTGATTTTCTTGCAGT gTTCAGAACTTTACACCCAGGAGAGAG ttTTTACTTTCAACACAGTTGAAATCAAGGTTCAGCCATCTGTCAAAGTAAAGAATGGAGCTCCGCTGTCAATTGTCTGCCATGCTGATATTAGCAAAAGTACTGATTTCCAGCTGAAGCAtaattttaccatttttaagGATGGCAAGTTTGTGTTCATGACTGTATCAGACAAAGGAGATGCACAATATGAAATACCTATGGCTAGATCTTCAGATACAGGAGAGTATGAATGTACTGTGGAAGCAGGCGGAAAGACAAAATCTAGTAGCTCCTTACATGTTTGGGTAACAG GAATGACCAAGCCAATCCTGACTGctgagaaaaaagaagttttagaGGGTGAACTTGTGAAATTACGTTGTGAGCTGCCAGAAGAAGTACCtcctttatatttctttttccgGAAGATAAAGATGAATTCAACAcctaaagaaaaacatgtatttgaACCATACAGAAATTTTTCTGTGGTGGAGTTTTCTGTTGAAGAGGGAGATAATATTTTACAATTTGATTGCTTTGGTAGGAGAAATGTAAAACTTGAATTTGAAAGCTCAGAACACAGCAACAAAACACTTGTTACAGTCAGGG AACCATTTATAAAGCCTACTCTGCATGCCAAGCCCTCAAGTAATATTACGGAAGGAGACAGAATACAGTTTGAATGCTCAACTGTGGTAGCCCGAATGCGTGACATTGAAATCATActccagagaaacaaaacaatactGAAAAGTGTACGAGATGAGAAACTTTTGAAATACTCTGCAGTAGCTACTCTGGAGGACAGTGGTGAATACCTGTGTAAGGTGGAGCAAGGGAGAGCATCTAAAACCACCAAAATGAATGTTGTTGTATCAG AGTTATTCCCCAAGCCAATATTGTCTGCTTCTGTGAGGGAGCTGGatgaaaataaggaattaaCTTTGAGTTGCAGCATTAGTGGTTTTCGGAAGGCTAACTTCTCTATATTACGGAAAAATTCCAATGGAGACATCTCGTTGAAAAATTCTAGAAACTTAACAATGAGAGCTAATGTGAATGATACTGGATCTTATATCTGTAAAGCTGAAGTAAAAGGAATAGTCAAGGAGAGCAAACCTGTAAGGATAAATGTTTATG CTCCAGTCTCCAAGCCAACTCTTTCTGTTGTCAGTGGTTTACCAGAGGTGGTGTTAGGGAAGCCTCTACGGTTAATCTGTCGTTCAGTGATGGGAACGCCGCCAGTAACATTCACATTCTACAAAGGAAATGAAGTTAAGAAAATAGTAATTAATGACACATATGCTACGTTTTTGGATGAAAATATTagacaaaatgacaaaatagGATACAGATGCGATGCTAGAAATAATCACTCCAGTGGTGTGAAAACTAGCAATATTCTAAACATCACAGTAATAG TACCAATCAAGGACGTCAGCTTGGGCAGTATTCCGCATGGAGAAGTGGAAGATGGCAGTGagactgcttttctctgctctgtgaAAGAAGGATCTTGGCCAATCCACTTCAGGATTTTTAGAAAAACTGATCATGATGTTCTTCTAtttgaaaaaagtgaaaatgcagACAGAGTCATGTGGcacaaggaaaaaatgaacaggCAGGACACGGGGACGTATTACTGTCTGGCTTCTAATCGAGCTAATGTGAATGTGAAAAGCCATCCAATAACCATCAGTG TCATCTTAGCGGCTTGGCAGAAAGGAGTCATTGCTGCATTTGTAATAATTATCGCAGGAGCAGTAATTCTCACTTTATGGTGTTTTTTgtgtaagaagaaaaagg cTAAAGGGCCATCCATGGAGATGTCTAG ttctgCCTTGGCTACAAAATTGACAAGTGAAAAACTGACAAGACCGCACAATGATGGAGACTACTATTCAG GATCAGGTTACATTGAAGATAGTGAAAATCACATGAAATCAACAGATGAAAGTAAAG
- the PECAM1 gene encoding platelet endothelial cell adhesion molecule isoform X8, with protein MYLALLVIFLQCSELYTQERVFTFNTVEIKVQPSVKVKNGAPLSIVCHADISKSTDFQLKHNFTIFKDGKFVFMTVSDKGDAQYEIPMARSSDTGEYECTVEAGGKTKSSSSLHVWVTGMTKPILTAEKKEVLEGELVKLRCELPEEVPPLYFFFRKIKMNSTPKEKHVFEPYRNFSVVEFSVEEGDNILQFDCFGRRNVKLEFESSEHSNKTLVTVREPFIKPTLHAKPSSNITEGDRIQFECSTVVARMRDIEIILQRNKTILKSVRDEKLLKYSAVATLEDSGEYLCKVEQGRASKTTKMNVVVSELFPKPILSASVRELDENKELTLSCSISGFRKANFSILRKNSNGDISLKNSRNLTMRANVNDTGSYICKAEVKGIVKESKPVRINVYAPVSKPTLSVVSGLPEVVLGKPLRLICRSVMGTPPVTFTFYKGNEVKKIVINDTYATFLDENIRQNDKIGYRCDARNNHSSGVKTSNILNITVIVPIKDVSLGSIPHGEVEDGSETAFLCSVKEGSWPIHFRIFRKTDHDVLLFEKSENADRVMWHKEKMNRQDTGTYYCLASNRANVNVKSHPITISVILAAWQKGVIAAFVIIIAGAVILTLWCFLCKKKKAKGPSMEMSSSALATKLTSEKLTRPHNDGDYYSGSGYIEDSENHMKSTDESKENTRAS; from the exons ATGTATCTTGCTCTTCTGGTGATTTTCTTGCAGT gTTCAGAACTTTACACCCAGGAGAGAG ttTTTACTTTCAACACAGTTGAAATCAAGGTTCAGCCATCTGTCAAAGTAAAGAATGGAGCTCCGCTGTCAATTGTCTGCCATGCTGATATTAGCAAAAGTACTGATTTCCAGCTGAAGCAtaattttaccatttttaagGATGGCAAGTTTGTGTTCATGACTGTATCAGACAAAGGAGATGCACAATATGAAATACCTATGGCTAGATCTTCAGATACAGGAGAGTATGAATGTACTGTGGAAGCAGGCGGAAAGACAAAATCTAGTAGCTCCTTACATGTTTGGGTAACAG GAATGACCAAGCCAATCCTGACTGctgagaaaaaagaagttttagaGGGTGAACTTGTGAAATTACGTTGTGAGCTGCCAGAAGAAGTACCtcctttatatttctttttccgGAAGATAAAGATGAATTCAACAcctaaagaaaaacatgtatttgaACCATACAGAAATTTTTCTGTGGTGGAGTTTTCTGTTGAAGAGGGAGATAATATTTTACAATTTGATTGCTTTGGTAGGAGAAATGTAAAACTTGAATTTGAAAGCTCAGAACACAGCAACAAAACACTTGTTACAGTCAGGG AACCATTTATAAAGCCTACTCTGCATGCCAAGCCCTCAAGTAATATTACGGAAGGAGACAGAATACAGTTTGAATGCTCAACTGTGGTAGCCCGAATGCGTGACATTGAAATCATActccagagaaacaaaacaatactGAAAAGTGTACGAGATGAGAAACTTTTGAAATACTCTGCAGTAGCTACTCTGGAGGACAGTGGTGAATACCTGTGTAAGGTGGAGCAAGGGAGAGCATCTAAAACCACCAAAATGAATGTTGTTGTATCAG AGTTATTCCCCAAGCCAATATTGTCTGCTTCTGTGAGGGAGCTGGatgaaaataaggaattaaCTTTGAGTTGCAGCATTAGTGGTTTTCGGAAGGCTAACTTCTCTATATTACGGAAAAATTCCAATGGAGACATCTCGTTGAAAAATTCTAGAAACTTAACAATGAGAGCTAATGTGAATGATACTGGATCTTATATCTGTAAAGCTGAAGTAAAAGGAATAGTCAAGGAGAGCAAACCTGTAAGGATAAATGTTTATG CTCCAGTCTCCAAGCCAACTCTTTCTGTTGTCAGTGGTTTACCAGAGGTGGTGTTAGGGAAGCCTCTACGGTTAATCTGTCGTTCAGTGATGGGAACGCCGCCAGTAACATTCACATTCTACAAAGGAAATGAAGTTAAGAAAATAGTAATTAATGACACATATGCTACGTTTTTGGATGAAAATATTagacaaaatgacaaaatagGATACAGATGCGATGCTAGAAATAATCACTCCAGTGGTGTGAAAACTAGCAATATTCTAAACATCACAGTAATAG TACCAATCAAGGACGTCAGCTTGGGCAGTATTCCGCATGGAGAAGTGGAAGATGGCAGTGagactgcttttctctgctctgtgaAAGAAGGATCTTGGCCAATCCACTTCAGGATTTTTAGAAAAACTGATCATGATGTTCTTCTAtttgaaaaaagtgaaaatgcagACAGAGTCATGTGGcacaaggaaaaaatgaacaggCAGGACACGGGGACGTATTACTGTCTGGCTTCTAATCGAGCTAATGTGAATGTGAAAAGCCATCCAATAACCATCAGTG TCATCTTAGCGGCTTGGCAGAAAGGAGTCATTGCTGCATTTGTAATAATTATCGCAGGAGCAGTAATTCTCACTTTATGGTGTTTTTTgtgtaagaagaaaaagg cTAAAGGGCCATCCATGGAGATGTCTAG ttctgCCTTGGCTACAAAATTGACAAGTGAAAAACTGACAAGACCGCACAATGATGGAGACTACTATTCAG GATCAGGTTACATTGAAGATAGTGAAAATCACATGAAATCAACAGATGAAAGTAAAG
- the PECAM1 gene encoding platelet endothelial cell adhesion molecule isoform X4 yields MYLALLVIFLQCSELYTQERVFTFNTVEIKVQPSVKVKNGAPLSIVCHADISKSTDFQLKHNFTIFKDGKFVFMTVSDKGDAQYEIPMARSSDTGEYECTVEAGGKTKSSSSLHVWVTGMTKPILTAEKKEVLEGELVKLRCELPEEVPPLYFFFRKIKMNSTPKEKHVFEPYRNFSVVEFSVEEGDNILQFDCFGRRNVKLEFESSEHSNKTLVTVREPFIKPTLHAKPSSNITEGDRIQFECSTVVARMRDIEIILQRNKTILKSVRDEKLLKYSAVATLEDSGEYLCKVEQGRASKTTKMNVVVSELFPKPILSASVRELDENKELTLSCSISGFRKANFSILRKNSNGDISLKNSRNLTMRANVNDTGSYICKAEVKGIVKESKPVRINVYAPVSKPTLSVVSGLPEVVLGKPLRLICRSVMGTPPVTFTFYKGNEVKKIVINDTYATFLDENIRQNDKIGYRCDARNNHSSGVKTSNILNITVIVPIKDVSLGSIPHGEVEDGSETAFLCSVKEGSWPIHFRIFRKTDHDVLLFEKSENADRVMWHKEKMNRQDTGTYYCLASNRANVNVKSHPITISVILAAWQKGVIAAFVIIIAGAVILTLWCFLCKKKKAKGPSMEMSSSALATKLTSEKLTRPHNDGDYYSGSGYIEDSENHMKSTDESKAPVQKGTETVYSEIRKANNDSVENRHSRIQGHPDAT; encoded by the exons ATGTATCTTGCTCTTCTGGTGATTTTCTTGCAGT gTTCAGAACTTTACACCCAGGAGAGAG ttTTTACTTTCAACACAGTTGAAATCAAGGTTCAGCCATCTGTCAAAGTAAAGAATGGAGCTCCGCTGTCAATTGTCTGCCATGCTGATATTAGCAAAAGTACTGATTTCCAGCTGAAGCAtaattttaccatttttaagGATGGCAAGTTTGTGTTCATGACTGTATCAGACAAAGGAGATGCACAATATGAAATACCTATGGCTAGATCTTCAGATACAGGAGAGTATGAATGTACTGTGGAAGCAGGCGGAAAGACAAAATCTAGTAGCTCCTTACATGTTTGGGTAACAG GAATGACCAAGCCAATCCTGACTGctgagaaaaaagaagttttagaGGGTGAACTTGTGAAATTACGTTGTGAGCTGCCAGAAGAAGTACCtcctttatatttctttttccgGAAGATAAAGATGAATTCAACAcctaaagaaaaacatgtatttgaACCATACAGAAATTTTTCTGTGGTGGAGTTTTCTGTTGAAGAGGGAGATAATATTTTACAATTTGATTGCTTTGGTAGGAGAAATGTAAAACTTGAATTTGAAAGCTCAGAACACAGCAACAAAACACTTGTTACAGTCAGGG AACCATTTATAAAGCCTACTCTGCATGCCAAGCCCTCAAGTAATATTACGGAAGGAGACAGAATACAGTTTGAATGCTCAACTGTGGTAGCCCGAATGCGTGACATTGAAATCATActccagagaaacaaaacaatactGAAAAGTGTACGAGATGAGAAACTTTTGAAATACTCTGCAGTAGCTACTCTGGAGGACAGTGGTGAATACCTGTGTAAGGTGGAGCAAGGGAGAGCATCTAAAACCACCAAAATGAATGTTGTTGTATCAG AGTTATTCCCCAAGCCAATATTGTCTGCTTCTGTGAGGGAGCTGGatgaaaataaggaattaaCTTTGAGTTGCAGCATTAGTGGTTTTCGGAAGGCTAACTTCTCTATATTACGGAAAAATTCCAATGGAGACATCTCGTTGAAAAATTCTAGAAACTTAACAATGAGAGCTAATGTGAATGATACTGGATCTTATATCTGTAAAGCTGAAGTAAAAGGAATAGTCAAGGAGAGCAAACCTGTAAGGATAAATGTTTATG CTCCAGTCTCCAAGCCAACTCTTTCTGTTGTCAGTGGTTTACCAGAGGTGGTGTTAGGGAAGCCTCTACGGTTAATCTGTCGTTCAGTGATGGGAACGCCGCCAGTAACATTCACATTCTACAAAGGAAATGAAGTTAAGAAAATAGTAATTAATGACACATATGCTACGTTTTTGGATGAAAATATTagacaaaatgacaaaatagGATACAGATGCGATGCTAGAAATAATCACTCCAGTGGTGTGAAAACTAGCAATATTCTAAACATCACAGTAATAG TACCAATCAAGGACGTCAGCTTGGGCAGTATTCCGCATGGAGAAGTGGAAGATGGCAGTGagactgcttttctctgctctgtgaAAGAAGGATCTTGGCCAATCCACTTCAGGATTTTTAGAAAAACTGATCATGATGTTCTTCTAtttgaaaaaagtgaaaatgcagACAGAGTCATGTGGcacaaggaaaaaatgaacaggCAGGACACGGGGACGTATTACTGTCTGGCTTCTAATCGAGCTAATGTGAATGTGAAAAGCCATCCAATAACCATCAGTG TCATCTTAGCGGCTTGGCAGAAAGGAGTCATTGCTGCATTTGTAATAATTATCGCAGGAGCAGTAATTCTCACTTTATGGTGTTTTTTgtgtaagaagaaaaagg cTAAAGGGCCATCCATGGAGATGTCTAG ttctgCCTTGGCTACAAAATTGACAAGTGAAAAACTGACAAGACCGCACAATGATGGAGACTACTATTCAG GATCAGGTTACATTGAAGATAGTGAAAATCACATGAAATCAACAGATGAAAGTAAAG
- the PECAM1 gene encoding platelet endothelial cell adhesion molecule isoform X9 has translation MYLALLVIFLQCSELYTQERVFTFNTVEIKVQPSVKVKNGAPLSIVCHADISKSTDFQLKHNFTIFKDGKFVFMTVSDKGDAQYEIPMARSSDTGEYECTVEAGGKTKSSSSLHVWVTGMTKPILTAEKKEVLEGELVKLRCELPEEVPPLYFFFRKIKMNSTPKEKHVFEPYRNFSVVEFSVEEGDNILQFDCFGRRNVKLEFESSEHSNKTLVTVREPFIKPTLHAKPSSNITEGDRIQFECSTVVARMRDIEIILQRNKTILKSVRDEKLLKYSAVATLEDSGEYLCKVEQGRASKTTKMNVVVSELFPKPILSASVRELDENKELTLSCSISGFRKANFSILRKNSNGDISLKNSRNLTMRANVNDTGSYICKAEVKGIVKESKPVRINVYAPVSKPTLSVVSGLPEVVLGKPLRLICRSVMGTPPVTFTFYKGNEVKKIVINDTYATFLDENIRQNDKIGYRCDARNNHSSGVKTSNILNITVIVPIKDVSLGSIPHGEVEDGSETAFLCSVKEGSWPIHFRIFRKTDHDVLLFEKSENADRVMWHKEKMNRQDTGTYYCLASNRANVNVKSHPITISVILAAWQKGVIAAFVIIIAGAVILTLWCFLCKKKKAKGPSMEMSSSALATKLTSEKLTRPHNDGDYYSDSVENRHSRIQGHPDAT, from the exons ATGTATCTTGCTCTTCTGGTGATTTTCTTGCAGT gTTCAGAACTTTACACCCAGGAGAGAG ttTTTACTTTCAACACAGTTGAAATCAAGGTTCAGCCATCTGTCAAAGTAAAGAATGGAGCTCCGCTGTCAATTGTCTGCCATGCTGATATTAGCAAAAGTACTGATTTCCAGCTGAAGCAtaattttaccatttttaagGATGGCAAGTTTGTGTTCATGACTGTATCAGACAAAGGAGATGCACAATATGAAATACCTATGGCTAGATCTTCAGATACAGGAGAGTATGAATGTACTGTGGAAGCAGGCGGAAAGACAAAATCTAGTAGCTCCTTACATGTTTGGGTAACAG GAATGACCAAGCCAATCCTGACTGctgagaaaaaagaagttttagaGGGTGAACTTGTGAAATTACGTTGTGAGCTGCCAGAAGAAGTACCtcctttatatttctttttccgGAAGATAAAGATGAATTCAACAcctaaagaaaaacatgtatttgaACCATACAGAAATTTTTCTGTGGTGGAGTTTTCTGTTGAAGAGGGAGATAATATTTTACAATTTGATTGCTTTGGTAGGAGAAATGTAAAACTTGAATTTGAAAGCTCAGAACACAGCAACAAAACACTTGTTACAGTCAGGG AACCATTTATAAAGCCTACTCTGCATGCCAAGCCCTCAAGTAATATTACGGAAGGAGACAGAATACAGTTTGAATGCTCAACTGTGGTAGCCCGAATGCGTGACATTGAAATCATActccagagaaacaaaacaatactGAAAAGTGTACGAGATGAGAAACTTTTGAAATACTCTGCAGTAGCTACTCTGGAGGACAGTGGTGAATACCTGTGTAAGGTGGAGCAAGGGAGAGCATCTAAAACCACCAAAATGAATGTTGTTGTATCAG AGTTATTCCCCAAGCCAATATTGTCTGCTTCTGTGAGGGAGCTGGatgaaaataaggaattaaCTTTGAGTTGCAGCATTAGTGGTTTTCGGAAGGCTAACTTCTCTATATTACGGAAAAATTCCAATGGAGACATCTCGTTGAAAAATTCTAGAAACTTAACAATGAGAGCTAATGTGAATGATACTGGATCTTATATCTGTAAAGCTGAAGTAAAAGGAATAGTCAAGGAGAGCAAACCTGTAAGGATAAATGTTTATG CTCCAGTCTCCAAGCCAACTCTTTCTGTTGTCAGTGGTTTACCAGAGGTGGTGTTAGGGAAGCCTCTACGGTTAATCTGTCGTTCAGTGATGGGAACGCCGCCAGTAACATTCACATTCTACAAAGGAAATGAAGTTAAGAAAATAGTAATTAATGACACATATGCTACGTTTTTGGATGAAAATATTagacaaaatgacaaaatagGATACAGATGCGATGCTAGAAATAATCACTCCAGTGGTGTGAAAACTAGCAATATTCTAAACATCACAGTAATAG TACCAATCAAGGACGTCAGCTTGGGCAGTATTCCGCATGGAGAAGTGGAAGATGGCAGTGagactgcttttctctgctctgtgaAAGAAGGATCTTGGCCAATCCACTTCAGGATTTTTAGAAAAACTGATCATGATGTTCTTCTAtttgaaaaaagtgaaaatgcagACAGAGTCATGTGGcacaaggaaaaaatgaacaggCAGGACACGGGGACGTATTACTGTCTGGCTTCTAATCGAGCTAATGTGAATGTGAAAAGCCATCCAATAACCATCAGTG TCATCTTAGCGGCTTGGCAGAAAGGAGTCATTGCTGCATTTGTAATAATTATCGCAGGAGCAGTAATTCTCACTTTATGGTGTTTTTTgtgtaagaagaaaaagg cTAAAGGGCCATCCATGGAGATGTCTAG ttctgCCTTGGCTACAAAATTGACAAGTGAAAAACTGACAAGACCGCACAATGATGGAGACTACTATTCAG